cCAAGTTAAgcaaaatttgtaaaattaacaAGAAATGAGATATTTGATTCACGTACCAAcaataacatttaaaaagaattaaaaaaaataagtagaaaaacaaaaaaaagaagttaCATAATTGAATagaataataaatcaatcatattcaaatatacaattaaattttCTCATTACTCGGAACGAAAATCTTCTGAAGACGTAGGAGATATTAACAAGGAAGGAGATATTTTATTCACATAGCAACATAAGAAAAACgtttaaaaagaattaagaaaataagtagaaaaacaataaaataagttacataatttaataaaataaatcaatcttATTTAGGTCAACAATAAAATCTTCGTTCCAAGAACGATCATCTTCCGGAGTTGTCTGATCGGCGACAATGACAAATTTTAATAAGCGATTTTTTCTTGGTatgactattttttaaaattactttaatacgTCATATTTGgagtatttattttttgaaaaaattgtattatactTCACCTGAGAAGATTTCAATTTTGTAGATAATGTTGAAATGCACTCAACATCACTTAATCGAAGTTGTGCTCAACAATAAAACAAATGCTCCATCCCTTAGTGTTTCTATTgctaaaatgaataattaagtGTTTAGatattactaataaaaaaatggcTTTTAACGAGAGAAATAACTCCATGTGAAAGCCTATTTGTTCTCGGTGATAGTTTCACCGAAGGCGACAAAGCCTATTTGCTCTTGGTAATTTGACTATCGGTGAAGGAAAAATAGTATCACCAAGAGCATTTGCAGTCCTCGGAGATAATATTATCACCGAGAGTGATTAGTGCTCTCGGtgataattcaattattttaccAAGAGCAGAGTCAATGCTCTCGGCGATAAGCTTAAATAATTATCAAGAGCCTTTTTTATCTCTTAGTGATACTCTTAAATAATTACAGAGAGCGGACGTCTATTGCTCTCAGTGATaatgagtttttaaaaataaaatggttgTATAACCGATTATTACCTATTTAAACCAAAACAATTTCAGAAATCATAcacaaattataacaaaaatatatcactGCGTAATCTCGAAGACTCAACTTGTTCATTGCGTAATTGCTCGAGCACTTGCTCCCTTCGCTGCGATTGGATTCCACCCCGCATATCTCCTCTAAATTGGGTACGCCTCACCCCAAATCTCATCTCAATGACCATACCGTGCCCTTGTCGTCCAAAAACGTTTATTGGTCAGCTCATATTCGGACATATAGGGATTTCTCTTCATTGTTTGACGCATCAcatcctaaaaaataaaaagttgattaattaattataacatcaaTAAGTAAATGAAATATGAAGTATGCTTACAATCTTCTCATGTACATGGGATCCACCACAAGAATAGAGTCCTCTCATGTTCATTTTCAACTATGTGTCTTGTAGAAAAAGTCAATGTGTGATGACGCTTTATCTGTATTTttgtcctatgaagattaaatgttaatgttaattatcaaaatataactAACATATTATTGACTCTCACATAAATACACTTACCATTTTTGCTACCACCTGAAAGAATAACATACTCCCTACATGATGTGTCAATCATCTTCCTATTTTTAGAATTCGCTCAGTTCCTATTTTGAAAACATCAATAAATACTTTgttacattattttaaacaagGATGTATAACGTTTAGAATTAGTAAAgagatatttgatttaaataacaCTCCCAAAAACAACTaagatttttgaattttttttaagaaaacaggtgaaaacaaaaaaaaaattaagtgttacataatttaatagaaaaaaatcaatctcaacaaaATCGTAAAcgacaaaataatttaaaaagtcaATTACATTCCGATAAacgaaaaaataattaagaagtcAATTTTATCCCAATAAACTGCAAAATCTCAGCACTCCTCTGAACTAACGTTATGGCAAAGAAGCTTGCAtgcattattttaaaactattttccACTTGCTATCTAGAGTCATCTAatgaaaaaatgtataaaattttcaatcaaattatgAACCAgctttgttttgattttgataaaaataaaagatatggttatactttaaagaaaaatgatttgTGAGAATTAAATGAGGACTTATAAAAGATATATCATTagtaactttaatttatttaattcttcaCATAAAACAGTAAATTACATTTAAcaccatgtttttttttaaacaagaaaataaaggtaaataaataaactcaataacaATAGCTTTCTTTCCTTTCCCTTCTCTGTTGATAATCATCTGGATTCTGGTTCATGTTTAGTAGGTATTTTCCGGCATAATTCCATTCCAATCAATTGCCGGCGCCGGCGCTGCCTCCACCGCTATCTTCTTCCTGCAATTCTTCTTCAAAAAGATTTTGCACAAAACCCAATTCTCCAATGGGAAATCAGCTAGGCGATACTCATCCATAAACCACTCAGTCTTGGAGCCATTGGGAGATTTCCCAACGTAAAAGACATGAGTTTTCTTCATACCCACAATCCGAAATTGATTAGAAAAGACATCGATTTGCTCTTCGACTCCGGTTGCTTTCCAGAAGCCATTACCGGCGGCCATGTTTGACCTGTTTGAATTTGAGTAGTTGGGTTCATGTTTGCTGAAGAAATACCTCTTCTTCTCGGGATCACCTGCCGGAAAATAAATTAATCGCCGGAGATTGCAGATTGAAAAAACAGAACAAGTTAATTAGAGAAATGCATATACCTGGTAGAAGCCAGGGATCGAATTGGCAGACGTTGATTTCGGGTATAAAGTAAGGGGGTAATGGGAAAGACATGACCTTTCTGTAGAGGTAATGAAGAACGAGTTCTTCATCGGTTGGGTGAAAACGAAAACCAGGTTCAGAAATGAGGCCGCCATTGTTGAGAAGACAATCCATTTTCAGATCAACAGatgaagagaaagaaagaagaagggtTGGGAGATCATAGTGAGCATGGGAGTTCATATTTATAGTGTTTTTTTGGAAGCAAGGAAGACCATAAATGGAAGAAAGCCCTTTTGAGTAAACAATACTCAAACCTCTTCTCTTTTCCGGAAtttattaacaaacaaaaaaacactTGTTCAATGATcttgtttttgattttttgataatccctaagaaaaaaatatctaCTTTAACTCATGATTAGTTGTGAGATTTGAAGAaattggtattttttttataaaatgaaataataatgataataataataataatattgaaaagaggtaatttgaatatttcggtgaaataatgtttgattagtttcggttttaaaattttaaatttgatcaatattaaaaataattagagcaATTCAAATAAGAAGTTATGtgacaaatataatttatattttaaacttttaagtaAGATGTGTTCATGATTACTAGGTGTTTGAGTCTTAACTCATAAccgatcatttaaaaaaaatatatcgttaattttaataaattatatatatatttttaagaatttataagTTCGATAATATGTTAATTAGGTAACGTGTTtgcattattttcattttttttactttttttattaatattttatcatctcgtttaaatttaataattttaatatgagaaatgatatatacagCACTTACCTGATTTggtaagaaagagaaaatatttttctctcttatatttttttttaatatatattttttctttcttataaaTCAGATATGTGCTGTATAAAtgtgttgtatatatcattctttttttaatataaatagatcattttataaaaattagtattttaaatctttaatgacattttgaataattttgttatgattttaatgatgaaatatgtttAGTTAGTCTTTAAGTAAGAATAAACGGTTAAATTATAGATATGTAGGTATctgagtattttttattttgaaaagggtattttagtctttttatcctaataaattttatttgagtgTAATTGCATTTCCCTTTTTTCAgctattacttttatatttggAATTTGTTTATTCTTAATATGTCACTTTTTATAACTGAAAGTATGTTACATATTGATCAGAAATacattttttcatacattttcttttatttgaaaaactaaacaaaaataatataa
This is a stretch of genomic DNA from Impatiens glandulifera chromosome 4, dImpGla2.1, whole genome shotgun sequence. It encodes these proteins:
- the LOC124935506 gene encoding NAC domain-containing protein 83-like yields the protein MNSHAHYDLPTLLLSFSSSVDLKMDCLLNNGGLISEPGFRFHPTDEELVLHYLYRKVMSFPLPPYFIPEINVCQFDPWLLPGDPEKKRYFFSKHEPNYSNSNRSNMAAGNGFWKATGVEEQIDVFSNQFRIVGMKKTHVFYVGKSPNGSKTEWFMDEYRLADFPLENWVLCKIFLKKNCRKKIAVEAAPAPAIDWNGIMPENTY